CTCAGAAGCAAACATATCAAAGAGCAAATATCCCCCAAAACTTTATACATGAATAGCAACAGATATACAAAGCAGAATAGAAAATTAATATATCCTGTTCAACTCCAATGCAACGCCGCTGGAAGTTGACGTCGGGTACCATTCGTCCTTctcaaagagaaaaagagaaaggacaCCCGTTACAGGCGATTCGATTACAGTCTGGGCTGGTTGCGGGTCCAGCCGGCCTCTTCAGCAATCATTTCGGCGCAACGCTCACCAATGGAGAGCACAGTCAACATGGGGTTGACAGTGGGCATGTCGGGGAAAACACCCGCATCAGCAATGCGGAGACCGTTCAGACCGCGGACCTTCAACTTGGGATCGACAACGGCCAACGGGTCACGGGCAGTGTCGCCCATCTTGGTGGTACCAGCGGGGTGGTACACGGTGTGCGCAGCGCGACGGCCGTACTCGGAGAGTTCTTCGTCGGTCTGGACCTTAGGGCCAGGAGCCACCTCACGCTTGATCCAGTCCTTGAAGGGCGACTGCTTGGCGACCTCACGTGCGGCCTTGAACCCGGCAACGATGGTGGCAGCGTCGTAGCCTTCAGGGTCGGTGAAGTAGCGGAAGTCAAGAGCAGGCTTCATAGAGGGATCAGCCGAAGTCAGGTAGAGACGACCGCGGGAGCGGGGGCGAGGGATGTTAGGGGTCATGCAGAAGGCATCCTTGGGCACATCATATCCAAGGCGCTCCGTGTTGAGACAGAAGGGAATTTGGTAGCAGTGCATCATGATGTCGGAAGCCCGGCCGTCATCGCCATTAGCATTGGCAGCCTCGCGACGCAGAAAGATGGCAGCGTCCGAATCCATGACGGTCTGGTTGGGAGGAACAGGCTGGTTCAACTCCCAAAGGATGATAGTCTCGGGGTGGTCGAGAAGGTTCTCACCAACACCAGGCAAATCCTTGACCACAGGAATGTTCAGCGACGACAGCTGCTCGCGCGGTCCCAGTCCAGAGAGCAGCATCAGCCGGGGAGTGTCGATAGCACCGGCACACAGGATGGTCTCCCGCTTGGCGCGCAGAGTGCGCTTAACACCGGACTGAAGAGTGACGTCGACACCAGTAACGGTGGTACCCTCGATGTTGATGCGCGACACCCAAGCGTTAGTCAGAACGGTCAAGTTGGGGCGCTTCTCTTCTCCACGCAGGATAGGGTGGATGTAGGCGACAGAAGCGCTGCTGCGGCGGCCATCGTCAGGGTTGTAGGCAACAGAGAGGAAACCAACACCGTCAGTCAGTTCACCCTTGGAACGGATCTCCTTGTTGAAGTCGGAAAGAACGGGGATGTTCAGGGCG
The sequence above is a segment of the Aspergillus chevalieri M1 DNA, chromosome 6, nearly complete sequence genome. Coding sequences within it:
- a CDS encoding GMC family oxidoreductase (CAZy:AA3;~COG:E;~EggNog:ENOG410PHQX;~InterPro:IPR012132,IPR036188,IPR027424,IPR000172, IPR007867;~PFAM:PF00732,PF05199;~go_function: GO:0016614 - oxidoreductase activity, acting on CH-OH group of donors [Evidence IEA];~go_function: GO:0050660 - flavin adenine dinucleotide binding [Evidence IEA];~go_process: GO:0055114 - oxidation-reduction process [Evidence IEA]); translated protein: MATTTVTTSEFPASDVNNYDYIIVGGGTAGCVIASRLAEYLPNKRILVIEGGPSDYMDDRVLKLKEWLNLLGGELDYDYPTVEQPMGNSHIRHSRAKVLGGCSSHNTLISFRPFEYDCRRWEKMGCKGWGFETFTRLLDGLRNTVQPVHENHRNQLCKDWVQSCSTALNIPVLSDFNKEIRSKGELTDGVGFLSVAYNPDDGRRSSASVAYIHPILRGEEKRPNLTVLTNAWVSRINIEGTTVTGVDVTLQSGVKRTLRAKRETILCAGAIDTPRLMLLSGLGPREQLSSLNIPVVKDLPGVGENLLDHPETIILWELNQPVPPNQTVMDSDAAIFLRREAANANGDDGRASDIMMHCYQIPFCLNTERLGYDVPKDAFCMTPNIPRPRSRGRLYLTSADPSMKPALDFRYFTDPEGYDAATIVAGFKAAREVAKQSPFKDWIKREVAPGPKVQTDEELSEYGRRAAHTVYHPAGTTKMGDTARDPLAVVDPKLKVRGLNGLRIADAGVFPDMPTVNPMLTVLSIGERCAEMIAEEAGWTRNQPRL